One Papaver somniferum cultivar HN1 chromosome 10, ASM357369v1, whole genome shotgun sequence genomic window carries:
- the LOC113319035 gene encoding NADH dehydrogenase [ubiquinone] iron-sulfur protein 5-B-like translates to MASGWGITGNKGRCYDFWTDFSECMSSCREPKDCALLREDYLECLHHAKEFQRRNRVYKEEQRQIRAAARKARGEEDGVGLKTAHV, encoded by the exons ATGGCATCAGGATGGGGAATCACAGGGAACAAAGGAAGGTGTTACGATTTCTGGACAGATTTCAGTGAATGTATGTCAAGTTGTAGAGAACCTAAAGATTGTGCTCTTCTTAGAGAAGATTATCTCGAGTGTCTTCATCATGCTAAAGAG TTTCAACGAAGGAACCGGGTTTACAAGGAAGAACAACGCCAAATAAGAGCAGCTGCACGGAAGGCcagaggagaagaagatggggTAGGCCTCAAAACAGCTCATGTTTAA
- the LOC113315789 gene encoding uncharacterized protein LOC113315789 gives MIDQEGGRVAPDGLLFAIVVGLVVMVPIYLGGEEFGEAVTEFITELLSPLGLLMVPVVLLLLIQFLSSDRASVLSGIFTSNGGEPDSIHRLSGSPVGVALFLFLVLFLLYNRFSLFGSEDDDSDD, from the coding sequence ATGATAGATCAAGAAGGAGGAAGAGTAGCACCAGATGGATTATTATTTGCAATAGTAGTAGGTTTAGTAGTAATGGTACCGATCTATCTAGgtggtgaagaatttggtgaaGCAGTTACAGAGTTTATCACTGAGTTATTAAGTCCATTAGGTCTTCTTATGGTACCCGTGGTTCTTTTATTACTTATACAATTCTTATCATCAGATCGAGCTTCGGTATTATCTGGTATCTTTACATCAAATGGAGGTGAACCTGATTCTATTCATCGACTTAGCGGTTCACCTGTAGGTGttgctctttttctttttcttgttctttttcttctttataatCGTTTCTCATTGTTCGGATCGGAGGATGATGATTCCGACGATTGA